GAATCGTCCGCGGGCGAACGACCGTTGCGGCGCGCCAGCCGCCCTTACACGCCCGTCGCCGAGCGCGTTCGTCGGGCTGTGCGCGATCGCCTCGTCGCAGGCGGTCGTCAGGGACGCGGCGGCGCGGTGCGCAGCGCGAGGCGCAGCGCGGCGAGCGGCACGGGGAGGCGCGCGTCGTCGATATCGCCGGCGCGCACCGCCTCGGCGGCGCTCCAGCCGGGCGCCGCGGCGAGCGCCTTGTCCGCCGCTTCGGCCGAACGCGCCGTCTCGCCGAGCGCGGCGAAGACCAACGCCAAAGCCAACCAGCCGCGCGGATCCTGCGCCTCCGCCTTGACGGCGCCGAGCGCGGCGTCGAGCGCCGCCGCGGGCTCGTCTCGACGCGCGGCGAGCGTCGCCTCGACGAGGCGCGGCTCGACGCCGGCGCGGTGCGCGAGGCGTTCGGCGGCGGCCGGCTCGCCCGAGAACAGCCGGGCCAGCGCCTCCCGCGCCGGCGCCCACTCATCGCGCAGCTCTCGTTCCGACGGCGCGGAGGTGCAGAGGTCGCGCCCTTGGCGCGCGCGCCGGAACTCGGCCGCCGCCGCGGCGAACAGCTCTTCGCGCGCCCCTCGGGGCGCATCCGCGGCGCCGGTCGGCCGCGCGGCGGCCGCGTCCGCTTCGCCGATCGGCTGCGTCGCTTCGCCGGTCGGCCGCGTCGCCTCCCCTCCGACCTGGATCGCCGCGGCGCCGACGAAGGCCGACTCGCCCGCGGCGTAGGCGCCGCGCGCGCTGGACGGGGCTCGGCGGCGCAGCGCGACGAGCCACTCGGACGCGCGCTCGCTCTGGCCGCACGCGGACGCGAGGCGCGCCGCGAGGGCCGCCGCAGGCTCGACGATCGCCCATCCTTCGCGACGGAGCAGCTCGTCGGCCGCGGGCGCGACGATCGCCAGCGCCTGCCGCGCAAGCGGGAGGTCGAGGACGTCGCCGCCGGCGGCCGGCGTGTTCTCGCGCGCGAAGAGGAACCGCGGCCCCGGATCGTCGGGCTTGTCCTCGATCTCCGCGAGGAGCAGGCGTCGGTTCCGCTCCTCCTTGCCGCGCGCCGCGGCCAGCTCCGGCGCGTATCCCTCGTGCCGCGCCCGCAGCCCCGACGCCTCGGGGGAAATCGTCTCGCGCCCCAGGGCGCGGCAGATCGAGCCGAGCACCGACTCGTGGATCCGCCCTTCGTAGCGGTGGCGCGGGTCGCGCCTAAAGAGGCGCGCGATGCGCGCCGTCTCCACCCGCCCCGCGCCGCGCGGCGAGACGATCTCCACGGTGAAGGCCGGCTCGCGCGCCTCGGCGAGCAGCTTCCGCAGGCGCTCCCGCCGCGGCCGCTCCAGCACCTCGTCGGCGTCGAGCATCAGGATCCAGTCGCCGCGCGCCGCGTCGAGCGCCGCGTTGCGGGCGGCGGCGAAGTCGTCGATCCAGACGAACGGGACGACGCGCGCCCCCTTGGCGGCGGCGATCGCCGCCGTCCCGTCGGTCGAGCCGGTGTCCACGACGACGATCTCGTCGGCGATCGGCAGGGCCGCGTCGAGGCAGCGCCCGATCCGCTCCGCTTCGTCGCGGACGATCAGGCACAAGGACAACAGAGGACGTTCGGCTGGCGGCATGGTCGGCTCTCGGAAGGCCCGTTATGGCTTGGGCCGTTTGGCGGCGATAATACCCGCCTTGCCGGCGTCGCGCGGCGGAATCGCGCCGCGCCGCCGGGCGGGGACGGCGCCGCGGCGGTTCGGCGCGACCCCCTTCGGACGCGGACACAAGGAGCCTTGAGATGATCGAGCCGGTGCGCCTGTTGGACGACGCGGTGGAACTTCTGGATCAACGCCTGCTGCCTCGGGAGGAGCGGTACGTCCGCTGCGCCGACGCGGCCGCGGTCGCCGCGGCGATCAAGGAGATGGTCGTGCGCGGGGCGCCGGCGATCGGCGTGGCCGCGGCCGGCGGCGTGGCGCTGGCCGCGCTCGCCGCGCGGGAACGGCCGGCGGAGGGGTTCCTCTCGGCGATCGACGCGGCGGTGCAGGAGGTCGTCGCGGCGCGTCCGACGGCGGTCAATCCGCGCGTCGCGGCGAAGCGGGTCGCCTCCGCGGCGCGCGAGGCGCTCGAGGCCGGCGACGAGCCGGCGGCGGCCGCGGCGGCGGCGCTCGCGGCGGCGCGCGCGGTGCGCGACGAGGACCTCGCGGCGAATCAGGAGATGGGGAAGAACGGCGCGATGCTCGTGCCGGACGGCGCGCGGATCCTGACCCACTGCAACGCCGGGGCGCTGGCGACGGCCGGCTTCGGCACCGCGCTCGGCGTCGTCCGCGCCGCGGTCGCCGAAGGCAAGAGGGTGAGCGTCGTCGCCGACGAGACGCGCCCGTGGCTGCAGGGGGCGCGGCTCACGGCGTGGGAGCTCCAGAAGGACGAGATCCCGACGACGCTGATCAGCGACAACATGGCCGGCGCGCTGATGGCGCGCGGCGAGATCGACCTCGTCGTGGTCGGCGCCGACCGGATCGCCCTGAACGGCGACGTCGCCAACAAGATCGGCACCTACATGGTCGCGGTCCTCGCGCGGCGGCACGGCGTGCCGTTCTACGTCGTCGCCCCGACCGCGACGATCGACGCCGACTGCCCCGAGGGCGCCGCGATCCCGATCGAGGAGCGCGACCCCGAGGAGGTCCTCTCGTTCGCCGGGCAGCGCGTCGCGCCGGACGGGATCGCGGCGCGGCACATCGCGTTCGACGTCACGCCGGCCGAGCTGGTGACGGCGATCGTGACCGAGAAGGGGATCCACCGCGCGCCGTTCGCCCGCTCGCTCGCCCACGCCCTCGGCATCGAGGACGAGGCGCCCGCGCCCGCGGCCGAGGAGGGAACCGCCGCCGAAACCGCTCCCGCCGCCGATCCGGCCGCGGACGGCGAGGCCGACCAGCAGTGATCCGCGCCCGCGCCGACCGCGCGTCCGCAGCCCGGCGCGAGGGAGAACGCCGATGATCCGCGCCCGCGCCGTCCTGCTCGACATCGACGGCACGCTCGCCGACGGGGTGGGCGGGCCGGCGCTCCCGGGCGCCGTGGAGGCGGTGCGCGAACTCTCGCGCCGCGTGCCGGTGCGCTTCGTCACCAACACGACCTCGCGGCCGCGGAGCGCGCTCGCGGCTTGGATGTCGGACCTCGGCTTCGACGCGCCGGAGGAGTCGGTCGTCACGCCGGTCTCGCTCGCGCGGCGCGTCCTGCCCGCGCGCGGCGACGACTGCGGCGTGCTGCTCTGCGAGCCCGAGGCCCGCGGGGATCTCGCGTGGTTCCGCGAGGCGCCGCCGGGCGAGGCGCGCGCCGTGCTCGTCGCGACCGAGGCCCACGACCGCGCGATCGCCGATCTCGCGCCGGCGGTCGAGGCGCTGCTCGGCGGGGCGCGCCTCTACTCGCTCCAGCAGAACCGCGTCTTCCGCCGCGGCGGCCGCCTGCTGACCGACCTCGGCCCGCTCGCCGCGTTCCTCGGCTACGCCGCGAACGTCCGCTGGGAGAACCTCGGCAAGCCGTCGCCGTTGCTGTTCGCCGAGATCGCGGCCGAACTGGGACTCTCGCCGGCGGACCTCGCGATGGTCGGGGACGACGCGGAGTTCGACGCCTCGGGCGCGGTCGCCGCCGGATGCGGCG
This is a stretch of genomic DNA from bacterium. It encodes these proteins:
- a CDS encoding glycosyltransferase translates to MSLCLIVRDEAERIGRCLDAALPIADEIVVVDTGSTDGTAAIAAAKGARVVPFVWIDDFAAARNAALDAARGDWILMLDADEVLERPRRERLRKLLAEAREPAFTVEIVSPRGAGRVETARIARLFRRDPRHRYEGRIHESVLGSICRALGRETISPEASGLRARHEGYAPELAAARGKEERNRRLLLAEIEDKPDDPGPRFLFARENTPAAGGDVLDLPLARQALAIVAPAADELLRREGWAIVEPAAALAARLASACGQSERASEWLVALRRRAPSSARGAYAAGESAFVGAAAIQVGGEATRPTGEATQPIGEADAAAARPTGAADAPRGAREELFAAAAAEFRRARQGRDLCTSAPSERELRDEWAPAREALARLFSGEPAAAERLAHRAGVEPRLVEATLAARRDEPAAALDAALGAVKAEAQDPRGWLALALVFAALGETARSAEAADKALAAAPGWSAAEAVRAGDIDDARLPVPLAALRLALRTAPPRP
- a CDS encoding HAD hydrolase-like protein — protein: MIRARAVLLDIDGTLADGVGGPALPGAVEAVRELSRRVPVRFVTNTTSRPRSALAAWMSDLGFDAPEESVVTPVSLARRVLPARGDDCGVLLCEPEARGDLAWFREAPPGEARAVLVATEAHDRAIADLAPAVEALLGGARLYSLQQNRVFRRGGRLLTDLGPLAAFLGYAANVRWENLGKPSPLLFAEIAAELGLSPADLAMVGDDAEFDASGAVAAGCGAGILVRTGKYRPGDEDRVAPPPTLVLDDVSQLPDAL
- the mtnA gene encoding S-methyl-5-thioribose-1-phosphate isomerase translates to MIEPVRLLDDAVELLDQRLLPREERYVRCADAAAVAAAIKEMVVRGAPAIGVAAAGGVALAALAARERPAEGFLSAIDAAVQEVVAARPTAVNPRVAAKRVASAAREALEAGDEPAAAAAAALAAARAVRDEDLAANQEMGKNGAMLVPDGARILTHCNAGALATAGFGTALGVVRAAVAEGKRVSVVADETRPWLQGARLTAWELQKDEIPTTLISDNMAGALMARGEIDLVVVGADRIALNGDVANKIGTYMVAVLARRHGVPFYVVAPTATIDADCPEGAAIPIEERDPEEVLSFAGQRVAPDGIAARHIAFDVTPAELVTAIVTEKGIHRAPFARSLAHALGIEDEAPAPAAEEGTAAETAPAADPAADGEADQQ